The proteins below come from a single Diceros bicornis minor isolate mBicDic1 unplaced genomic scaffold, mDicBic1.mat.cur d_74_multi, whole genome shotgun sequence genomic window:
- the LOC131402372 gene encoding 5'-3' exoribonuclease 2-like, with the protein MFSPPLAQPNHDPNTHHCLCGADADLIMLGLATYEPNFTIIREEFKPNKPKPCAVCNQFEHEVKDCEGLPREKKGKHDELADSLPCAEGEFIFLRLSVLREYLERELTMASLPLTFDVERSIDDWVFMCFFVGNEFLPHLLSLEIREGAIDRSVNIYKNVVHKTGGYLTESGYVNLQRVQMIMLAVGEVEDSIFKKRKDDEDSFRRRQKEKRKNEGEDQPAFTPGGVLTPHALGSRNSPGSQVASNPRQAAYEMRMQNNSSPSVSPNTSFTSDGSPTPIGGIKQKAEDSDSEPEPEDNVRLWEAGWKQRYYKNKFDVDAADDKFRCKIVQSYVEGLCWVLRYYYLVQNEYFPLNL; encoded by the exons atgttttctcctcctttagcTCAGCCTAACCATGACCCAAACACTCATCATTGCTTATGTGGAGCAGATG CTGATCTCATTATGCTCGGCCTTGCTACATATGAACCCAACTTTACCATtattagagaagaattcaaaccaAACAAACCCAAGCCATGTGCTGTTTGTAATCAGTTTGAACATGAAGTTAAGGACTGTGAAGGTTTgccaagagaaaagaagggaaag CACGATGAACTTGCAGATAGTCTTCCTTGTGCAGAAGGAGAGTTTATCTTCCTTCGTCTTAGTGTTCTTCGTGAG tatttggaaagagagctcaccATGGCCAGCCTACCACTCACATTTGATGTCGAGAGGAGCATTGATgactgggtcttcatgtgcttctttgtgggaaatgagttccttcctcacctgctgtcgttagagattcg ggaaggtgcaattgaccgttcagttaacatatacaaaaatgtggttcacaaaactggg ggttaccttacagaaagtggttatgtcaatctgcaaagagtacagatgatcatgttagcagttggtgaagttgaggatagcatttttaaaaagagaaaggatgatgag gacagttttagaagacgacagaaagaaaagagaaagaatgaaggtga agatcaaccagctttcactcctggtggagtattaacccctcatgccttgggttcaagaaattcaccaggttctcaagtagccagtaatccgagacaagcagcctatgaaatgaggatgcagaataattct AGTCCTTCAGTATCTCCTAATACGAGTTTCACTTCTGATGGCTCCCCGACTCCGATAGGAGGAATTAAGCaaaaagcagaagacagtgacagtgaacctgaaccagaggataacgtcag gctttgggaagctggttggaagcagcggtactacaagaacaaatttgacGTTGATGCAGCTGATGACAAATTCCGTTGTAAAATTGTACAGTCTTACgttgaagggctctgctgggttcttcgatattattacctggtacaaaatgaatattttcctctaaatctctag
- the LOC131402371 gene encoding 5'-3' exoribonuclease 2-like, producing the protein MAIDGVEPRAKMSQQRSRRFRASKEGMEAAVEKQRVREEILAKGGFLPPEEIKERFDSNCVTPVSSLRLCWLLLTLK; encoded by the exons ATGGCAATAGATGGAGTG GAACCACGTGCTAAAATGAGCCAGCAGCGTTCGAGGAGGTTCAGAGcatcaaaggaaggaatggaagcaGCAGTAGAGAAGCAGCGAGTCAGGGAAGAAATACTggcaaaag GTGGctttcttcctccagaagaaataaaagaaagatttgacagcAACTGTGTTACACCAGTAAGTAGTCTCAGACTTTGCTGGCTATTGCTAACTCTTAAATGA